The Cellulophaga sp. RHA19 genome includes the window AGCCAATTAAAGTTGTATTCTCTGTAAAATCGCTCTTAAACCATTTAAAAATTTCAGACAATTCTACTTTATTCGTGTTAATGATGTTTCGTTTTTTATCAGCAATAAAATCTACAGCAGCAGTTTCTAATTGTGCGTCCATAGTATCTGCTAAAAAGGCTTTATTAACTAGTTTAGGACAAGAGTAAGATGCGCAATTTATAGCAAAATGTATGCGAGGTTCGTTCATTTTGCGCAAAACCTTGTGTTCTACATAGCCCAAAGAATACATTTTGTCGCCAATGGCAACAACATCTTTATCCCAAGGAGATTTAATGTCTTTAATGCTTTTAGTAGGGTAGTTGTCTATAATTAATTTTACAGTCCCAGCATTGTAAAGGTTTATATAATAAGCTAATTTTTGGTTTTTAGACCAATTTTTAGCAGGAGCATTTTTTTGCAATAGTGTTAGGTAGGCTTCTAGTTCTTTTTTATCATTTACAAAAGTCTTGTAATTAACATCGCCATTAGAGTTTACATTTTTTTGTAATAATGTATTCCATTTTTGGTGACTAGGTACCTCGCTAAAATTTTCTTCTATTATTTTAGGTGTAGACCCAAAATAAAAGAACCCTATTATTGATAAAAATGCAGCTACCGCAGATATTTTATAAACCATTTTCAAAATGTATTTTTATAGTTTGTCCTTTTTAAGCTTTAAAACTTACAGAGTTTTAATTAGCTCTTTAAAAAGTTTAATCATTTTTGGTTCTGTTTCTCCTGCTATTTTAATTATTTCTTTAATGTCTGCAGTTGCTAAATTATCTGGGTCACACTCATCTGTTAGTACAGAAACGGCAATTATAGGTAATTTTAAATGGTTTGCTACAATTACTTCTGGTACGGTACTCATACCTACGGCATCTGCTCCAATAATTTTTAACATTCTATATTCTGCCTTTGTCTCTAGTTGAGGTCCAAGTACAGCAGCATAAACACCAGAGTGTAATGTAATACCTTCTTTTTTAGCAATGTTTTTTAAGGTATTAGTCATTTCTGTATCGTAAGGGTTACCCATATCTACAAAACGTTCTCCAAACTGTGAAACTCCTTTAAAAGCAAGTGGAGAGCCTCCTAAAAGATTAATGTGATCTTCTAGCAACATCATATCGCCCTTTTTAAAATCTAGATTTATTGCACCAGCAGCATTAGATATAAAAAGCTTTTTAATCCCAAGTTTATGCATAACGCGTATTGGGTAGGTAACGTCTTGCAAGTCGTACCCTTCATACATATGAAAACGTCCTTGCATAACAACAACAGTTTTACCTTGTAATGTGCCGTAAATAAGCTTACCAGAATGAAACTCTACTGTTGCTAATGGGAAAAAAGGAATATGGTTATAATGAGCCTCAATAGGATTTTCTATTTCGTTAGCTAAGTTGCCTAAGCCAGTACCTAAAACTATTCCAATTTCTGGGGCATTAAATCCTTTGTTTTGTAAATATGCTACAGAATCTTCAATCTCTTGTTTAATCATTTTATATATTTTTTAAAAAAGGTTTAAAAGCATCAATGTCTTTTATATCTTCATAGTAATCAACATCGTTTTTAGCTTCTAATAAAATTGTTTTTTCGTCTTTTAAATTATTTAATGTGTCTTTTAAAACAGTGTCAGTACCCCATTTTTTGTTTTTAAAAATAGCTGAATTAAGTTTTTTCATTCCTAATAAATAGTAGCCGCCATCTGTTGCGGGACCAATAACAAAGTTATTTTTATTTAACTGATTAAAAGCATTTTCTAGATCTGCTTTTGTAATATCATACATATCACTACCAATAATTATTATGTTTTGGTAACCATCTGCAAACCCCTGCTTAAAAGCATTTTCCATACGTATACCAAGATCGTCGCCATTTTGTAATTTTTTATTATAAATGCTGGCGTCCCAGATATCGTTTTCTCTTATGGCAACAGAATAATGAACCTGCTTGTCTATATTTTTTAAATTTTGCGTAACAGAAACTGTATGGTCTAATAAAAATTTGTAAATATCCAATGCAGTTTTATCTCCCGTTTTTGCAGCTAAACGGGTTTTGCATTTTCCTAATTCTGGGTTACGGGTAAAAATTAACAGTAAGTTTTTATTCAATTTTTTCAAAATATAATTAATAAATTTTCTCGGCATTGGTCACTAATTTAGACCAATACTTACTGTGTGTATGTATTTTGTTTGTCTCTAGGCTGTCTTTAGAGTAAACAGGATTGTTTTTGTTTTTCCATTCAAAAATACCTCCGTATAGATTTTTAATGTTAGTGTAGCCAGCTGCAGCTAGTTTTTCTCCAATATCTTCAGATCTTATACCAATAGAGCAATAAACTACTATTTCTGTGTCTTTATTTTTTATTGTTGATGTTACTTTTTCAATATTAAAAAAATCATAACCAACACAAATAGCATCTTTAATGTGGCTAACGTTGTATTCTTTCTCTTCTCTGGTGTCTAGTAAAACATACTCTTTTTTGGTTAAAAGGGAATCTAATGTAATGTATGGTATACTTTCTTTATTATGCTTTTTAAGTAGTTTTTTTATAGTTGGTTGTGCAGTACTTAAAAGCGGAACCAGCAGAAAAAGGTAAAAAAGTAATGTAAGTTTTTTAATCACAAGTATGCATATTTTAGGTAAAGATAAGATTTTGTGTTTTGTTATAAAACCAATAAAATTAAAATAACGTTCAGGGTTAATAAACTTAAATTAAAGATAACTTTTTCAATCAATATTTTTTTCAGAATACAATTTTCCAATCTTTAGCGCTTTTAATAAAGCTATGTTTGTAATGCTGTTCTTGGTGCAGAATTAACCTATTTTTAAGGTTGTAAGTTTTTCCAATATAAAATCTATCAATAGATTTACTGTAAAGAAAATAGATAAAGTGTTGTTGCATAGGGTATAAAAAAGAAAAAACCCGAACATTTCTGATCGGGTTTTTAAAGTGGTGCCTCCAGGAATCGAACCAGGGACACATGGATTTTCAGTCCATTGCTCTACCAACTGAGCTAAGGCACCATGCCGTTAAGCGGGTGCAAATATAAGAGCTATTTTCGTATATCCAAACAAAAAATAAAAAAAGATTTTATTTTTTTAAATTTTATAATATTTGTAAAATGAATTTAATTGTAGATGCAGGTAATACCTCAGTAAAACTGGCGGTTTATAAAGGAAAGGAACAAGTTTATTTTGATTCAATAAAACTAAATAGTTTTTTAGACCAGGTACAAAAGACATTTTTAGCATTTCCAGATATTAAAGATGCTATTGTATCATCTGTAGGAGCATTGGGAGAAGAACAAATAACCAAACTTGCGGTGTATTGTAATGTGCACACATTAAGCGCATCAACCAAAATACCTTTTAAAAACTTGTACGGTACACCAAAAACGTTAGGTGTAGACCGTATAGCATTGGCTACAGCGGCATTTTATCAATATACAGGAAAAAATACATTGGTTATAGATGCGGGTAGTTGTGTTACATATGATTTTATAAATGAAAAAGGAGAATATCTTGGTGGTGCAATTTCTCCGGGAATAGCAATGCGGTTTAAAGCAATGCATAACCAAACAGCTAATTTGCCATTATTAGATAAAGAAGGTGAAATACAGTTAATTGGTGATTCTACAATATCTAGCATGAAAAGTGGAGTAATTCACGGAATTTGTTTAGAAATTGATGGTGTTATTAAAGAATATAAGGTTAGATTTGCAGATTTAACAGTTATTTTAACAGGCGGCGACGCTCATTTTTTGTCAAAACGATTAAAAAATACCATATTTGCGCATTCCAATTTTCTCCTAGACGGACTTAATTATTTGCTGGAATACAACAAAGACTAAATGATAAGAAAAATAATTATTGCAATAGTATGCTGTATGGCAGGTACTATTTATGCTCAAAACGGCACAGTTTCTCCTTATTCTTACTTTGGAATAGGTGATTTAAGATCTATAGGATCAGTAGAAAATCAAATGATGGGTGGTATAAGTATGTATGCAGATAGTATACACGTGAACCTAAATAACCCAGCTGCTTACGGTTTACTAGGAAGAACAACTTACACGGCATCTTTATCTAGAAAAGAATTAAGTTTAAAAAGTACAGGTGGTTCTCAAAACTCTTCTGTAACAAGTTTAGATTATTTAGCTATTGGTTTTCCAATTGTTTTAGGTAAACTAGGACTTGGTTTTGGTATAAAACCATTTACATCTGCAGGTTATGAGGTTGAAAATACATTTAGCACCGCAGATAATGGAGAAATTACAAATGTATATTCTGGCGAAGGCGGTGTAAATTCTGTTTTCTTTTCTGTAGGGGGTAAAATTATTGAAGATTTAAGTGTTGGTATTACAGCAAATTATTACTTTGGTGTTGTAGAAAGCAGAAGAGTGCAAGATGTAGAAGATGTACAATACGGTACTTTTGATTTTAGAGAATCTAAAGTTAATGGTGCTAACTTTAAAATATCTGCAAACTATACTCCAATGCTTACAGATAAAATTAGAATGAATACTTATTTTGGTGTAGAAACACAAAATAACTTATCATCAGATAACACAAAAACTATTGGGTCTTTTTCTTCTAGTACAGGACAAGAGATAGAAACTATAGATGTAGATTTAGACAACGTTGGTTTAGCAAGTAGAGGAGTAACAATACCAACAACAACTACAGTTGGTTTGGGTTTTGGTCAAGACAGAAAATGGTTTTTTGGAGCAGAATACGGAGCTCAGAAGTTTGAAGATTATACAGCTCCATTTTTTGCAGTTGATAATTTAGAATATGAAGATGCATCTAGAATTGCATTTGGAGGTTTTTATACACCAGACTACACATCTTTTACAAATTACTTTAAGAGAGTAACTTACAGGGCAGGAGCTAAGTTTGTTAACTCTGGTATGGTTGTTAATAATGAAGACATAAAAGACTTTGGCATAACTTTTGGATTAGGTTTACCAATGAACGCACCAAACGATCCTTTTTCTAACATTAATATTGGATTTGAAATTGGAAAAAGAGGAACAACAAGTGCAGACCTAATTCAGGAAAACTATTTTAAAGTTAACCTTGGAATATCTCTAAATGCCAAGTGGTTTGGTAAGAGAACAATAAATTAAAAAGAGTTTATAACCATTAATAATAAAAACCAATTAAGATGAAAAAGAAACTTTACTTTATAGCGATTGCTTTTATAAGCGTTATGGGTGTAAGCTATGCTCAGGAAACAGCTGCTGCTACAGTTGATAAGTCAGAATGTAAAAATAACTTTCAATTATATGCGCAGGATGCAAAAGTTAAAAATTATGATGCTGCATACGGGCCTTGGAAAAAGGTTTATGATGCATGCCCAGATCATCATCAAGCAAACTTTCAGTACGGAGAGCGTATTTTAAAGCATAAAATAAAAAATGCCTCTGGAGCAGAAAAAACTGAGTTTATA containing:
- a CDS encoding rhodanese-like domain-containing protein — its product is MIKKLTLLFYLFLLVPLLSTAQPTIKKLLKKHNKESIPYITLDSLLTKKEYVLLDTREEKEYNVSHIKDAICVGYDFFNIEKVTSTIKNKDTEIVVYCSIGIRSEDIGEKLAAAGYTNIKNLYGGIFEWKNKNNPVYSKDSLETNKIHTHSKYWSKLVTNAEKIY
- a CDS encoding purine-nucleoside phosphorylase codes for the protein MIKQEIEDSVAYLQNKGFNAPEIGIVLGTGLGNLANEIENPIEAHYNHIPFFPLATVEFHSGKLIYGTLQGKTVVVMQGRFHMYEGYDLQDVTYPIRVMHKLGIKKLFISNAAGAINLDFKKGDMMLLEDHINLLGGSPLAFKGVSQFGERFVDMGNPYDTEMTNTLKNIAKKEGITLHSGVYAAVLGPQLETKAEYRMLKIIGADAVGMSTVPEVIVANHLKLPIIAVSVLTDECDPDNLATADIKEIIKIAGETEPKMIKLFKELIKTL
- a CDS encoding type III pantothenate kinase, producing the protein MNLIVDAGNTSVKLAVYKGKEQVYFDSIKLNSFLDQVQKTFLAFPDIKDAIVSSVGALGEEQITKLAVYCNVHTLSASTKIPFKNLYGTPKTLGVDRIALATAAFYQYTGKNTLVIDAGSCVTYDFINEKGEYLGGAISPGIAMRFKAMHNQTANLPLLDKEGEIQLIGDSTISSMKSGVIHGICLEIDGVIKEYKVRFADLTVILTGGDAHFLSKRLKNTIFAHSNFLLDGLNYLLEYNKD
- a CDS encoding TIGR04282 family arsenosugar biosynthesis glycosyltransferase translates to MPRKFINYILKKLNKNLLLIFTRNPELGKCKTRLAAKTGDKTALDIYKFLLDHTVSVTQNLKNIDKQVHYSVAIRENDIWDASIYNKKLQNGDDLGIRMENAFKQGFADGYQNIIIIGSDMYDITKADLENAFNQLNKNNFVIGPATDGGYYLLGMKKLNSAIFKNKKWGTDTVLKDTLNNLKDEKTILLEAKNDVDYYEDIKDIDAFKPFLKNI
- a CDS encoding GIY-YIG nuclease family protein, which translates into the protein MCPWFDSWRHHFKNPIRNVRVFSFLYPMQQHFIYFLYSKSIDRFYIGKTYNLKNRLILHQEQHYKHSFIKSAKDWKIVF
- a CDS encoding DUF547 domain-containing protein, which translates into the protein MVYKISAVAAFLSIIGFFYFGSTPKIIEENFSEVPSHQKWNTLLQKNVNSNGDVNYKTFVNDKKELEAYLTLLQKNAPAKNWSKNQKLAYYINLYNAGTVKLIIDNYPTKSIKDIKSPWDKDVVAIGDKMYSLGYVEHKVLRKMNEPRIHFAINCASYSCPKLVNKAFLADTMDAQLETAAVDFIADKKRNIINTNKVELSEIFKWFKSDFTENTTLIGFINKYSSTQVKDNAKVKYIDYNWSLNEAK